A part of Vigna radiata var. radiata cultivar VC1973A chromosome 11, Vradiata_ver6, whole genome shotgun sequence genomic DNA contains:
- the LOC106776955 gene encoding probable serine/threonine-protein kinase PIX13 isoform X1, with translation MGVCFSSAGDHRSPQGSARGSRDLTVSLGSVEGKREVSEESGVVGSSSGWSNSNNSNSDTNSNSIVYPSLETRKLKEFSFAELKAATKGFKSDALLGEGGFGKVYKGWLHEKTLTPTKAGSGIMVAIKKLNPESMQGLQEWQSEITFLGTVSHPNLVKLLGYCCDDVEFLLVYEFMPKGSLETHLFWRNNNTEPLSWDTRLKIAIGAARGLAYLHTSDKQIIYRDFKASNILLDEEFNAKISDFGLAKLGPSAGDSHVTTRIIGTYGYAAPEYIATGHLYVKSDVYGFGVVLLEMLKGMRALDQKRPSGQQNLVEWIKPYLSDKSKLKSDIMDEKIEGQYSTNAALKAAQLTLKCLETDPKLRPSMQQVLHTLETIQAIKLRRRKRTKHCSKFATINNFQ, from the exons ATGGGTGTCTGTTTTTCTTCCGCCGGCGACCACCGATCCCCTCAAg GTTCAGCGCGTGGGAGTAGGGACTTGACAGTATCCTTGGGGAGCGTGGAAGGAAAGCGTGAAGTTTCGGAGGAGTCTGGGGTTGTCGGAAGCAGCAGTGGTTGGAgtaacagcaacaacagcaacagtGACACTAACAGTAATAGCATTGTTTATCCGAGTTTGGAAACGAGGAAGTTGAAGGAGTTTAGTTTCGCGGAGCTGAAAGCAGCTACGAAGGGTTTCAAGTCAGATGCGTTGCTTGGAGAAGGAGGTTTTGGGAAAGTTTACAAAGGATGGTTGCATGAGAAAACTCTGACACCAACCAAAGCTGGTTCTGGAATCATGGTAGCTATCAAAAAGTTGAATCCCGAAAGTATGCAGGGCCTTCAGGAGTGGCAG TCAGAAATCACGTTTTTGGGAACAGTTTCTCACCCAAACCTGGTGAAGCTTTTGGGTTACTGCTGTGACGATGTGGAGTTTCTCCTTGTGTACGAATTCATGCCAAAGGGAAGCTTGGAGACTCATCTATTTTGGA GAAATAATAACACAGAACCTTTGTCTTGGGACACTCGACTGAAAATAGCTATTGGTGCAGCTCGGGGTTTGGCTTACTTGCACACCTCAGATAAGCAAATCATATACAGAGATTTCAAAGCCTCCAATATATTACTTGATGAG GAGTTCAACGCGAAAATATCAGATTTTGGTTTGGCAAAACTAGGCCCTTCTGCGGGAGATTCACACGTGACAACGAGAATCATAGGAACATATGGTTATGCTGCTCCAGAATACATTGCAACAG GTCACCTATATGTGAAAAGTGATGTTTATGGATTTGGTGTGGTGCTGCTTGAAATGCTGAAAGGGATGAGAGCACTTGATCAAAAGCGGCCTTCAGGGCAGCAGAATCTGGTTGAATGGATTAAGCCTTATCTATCTGATAAAAGTAAGTTGAAAAGTGATATTATGGATGAGAAGATTGAAGGTCAGTATTCAACAAATGCAGCACTGAAAGCAGCACAGCTTACTCTAAAATGCCTTGAAACTGACCCTAAACTGCGTCCTTCTATGCAACAAGTTCTTCACACATTGGAAACCATCCAAGCTATCAAACTTAGAAGGAGGAAAAGAACCAAACATTGCTCTAAGTTCGCAACTATCAACAATTTCCAATAG
- the LOC106776955 gene encoding probable serine/threonine-protein kinase PIX13 isoform X2: MIMQSEITFLGTVSHPNLVKLLGYCCDDVEFLLVYEFMPKGSLETHLFWRNNNTEPLSWDTRLKIAIGAARGLAYLHTSDKQIIYRDFKASNILLDEEFNAKISDFGLAKLGPSAGDSHVTTRIIGTYGYAAPEYIATGHLYVKSDVYGFGVVLLEMLKGMRALDQKRPSGQQNLVEWIKPYLSDKSKLKSDIMDEKIEGQYSTNAALKAAQLTLKCLETDPKLRPSMQQVLHTLETIQAIKLRRRKRTKHCSKFATINNFQ, translated from the exons ATGATAATGCAGTCAGAAATCACGTTTTTGGGAACAGTTTCTCACCCAAACCTGGTGAAGCTTTTGGGTTACTGCTGTGACGATGTGGAGTTTCTCCTTGTGTACGAATTCATGCCAAAGGGAAGCTTGGAGACTCATCTATTTTGGA GAAATAATAACACAGAACCTTTGTCTTGGGACACTCGACTGAAAATAGCTATTGGTGCAGCTCGGGGTTTGGCTTACTTGCACACCTCAGATAAGCAAATCATATACAGAGATTTCAAAGCCTCCAATATATTACTTGATGAG GAGTTCAACGCGAAAATATCAGATTTTGGTTTGGCAAAACTAGGCCCTTCTGCGGGAGATTCACACGTGACAACGAGAATCATAGGAACATATGGTTATGCTGCTCCAGAATACATTGCAACAG GTCACCTATATGTGAAAAGTGATGTTTATGGATTTGGTGTGGTGCTGCTTGAAATGCTGAAAGGGATGAGAGCACTTGATCAAAAGCGGCCTTCAGGGCAGCAGAATCTGGTTGAATGGATTAAGCCTTATCTATCTGATAAAAGTAAGTTGAAAAGTGATATTATGGATGAGAAGATTGAAGGTCAGTATTCAACAAATGCAGCACTGAAAGCAGCACAGCTTACTCTAAAATGCCTTGAAACTGACCCTAAACTGCGTCCTTCTATGCAACAAGTTCTTCACACATTGGAAACCATCCAAGCTATCAAACTTAGAAGGAGGAAAAGAACCAAACATTGCTCTAAGTTCGCAACTATCAACAATTTCCAATAG
- the LOC106777274 gene encoding protein RKD5 isoform X1 translates to MDSTLLTNLLLFNNTVQPELMRSLHVYRQGDEEERAVEREFVFSECGSYVEMQATPILKFVKSHVSRVFQGYKNGVWLCIFAYHADHTPRFYRIPPLLLVSRNPKLQMVPNLLHDLHVIYKLDRKEEDKDTTLESKGEECQGNSDNFQPSEKVFPVLDQDLNYLPYEEDESELLENETDVESSPGLLGKKKRAPSDLVAKISLSDLVQYFGMPIVEASRNLNVGLTVLKRKCREFGIPRWPHRKIKSLDSLIHDLQEEAKSQELEDMEAAMAVAKRQRMLECEKENIEKKPFMDIQTETKRFRQDVFKRRHRARAVGKHNSTVSNT, encoded by the exons ATGGATTCCACTTTGCTCACCAACTTACTACTCTTCAATAACACCGTCCAACCAG AGTTGATGAGGAGCCTGCATGTGTACCGGCAAGGGGATGAAGAGGAAAGGGCAGTTGAGAGGGAGTTTGTGTTTTCAGAGTGTGGCTCCTATGTGGAAATGCAGGCTACCCCAATTCTTAAATTTGTGAAATCCCATGTTTCTCGAGTGTTCCAAGGGTACAAGAATGGAGTGTGGCTATGTATCTTTGCGTATCATGCTGATCACACTCCTCGATTTTACCGGATTCCTCCGCTTTTGTTGGTCTCAAG AAACCCAAAGCTTCAGATGGTTCCAAACTTGCTCCATGATCTCCACGTGATATACAAGTTGGACAGGAAGGAGGAAGACAAAGATACAACTCTAGAATCTAAAGGGGAAGAATGTCAAGGGAACAGCGACAATTTCCAACCATCAGAAAAAGTCTTTCCCGTTCTTGATCAGGATCTCAATTATCTTCCTTACGAAGAAGATGAGTCTGAGTTACTAGAGAATGAGACAGATGTTGAAAGTTCACCAG GTTTGCTAGGGAAAAAAAAGAGGGCACCCAGTGACCTGGTAGCAAAAATTTCCTTATCAGATTTGGTCCAGTACTTTGGTATGCCAATCGTAGAAGCATCAAGAAATCTAAATGTTGGGCTTACTGTTCTTAAGAGAAAGTGCAGAGAATTTGGTATTCCCCGCTGGCCTCATAGGAAGATCAAGTCACTTGATAGTCTCATTCATGATCTTCAG GAAGAGGCAAAGAGCCAAGAATTGGAGGACATGGAAGCAGCAATGGCAGTGGCCAAGAGACAAAGGATGTTGGAGTGTGAAAAGGAAAACATAGAGAAGAAGCCCTTCATGGACATTCAAACCGAAACCAAGAGGTTCAGGCAGGATGTTTTCAAGAGAAGACACAGAGCAAGAGCTGTTGGAAAACATAATTCTACAGTATCCAACACATAG
- the LOC106777274 gene encoding protein RKD5 isoform X2 produces the protein MDSTLLTNLLLFNNTVQPELMRSLHVYRQGDEEERAVEREFVFSECGSYVEMQATPILKFVKSHVSRVFQGYKNGVWLCIFAYHADHTPRFYRIPPLLLVSRNPKLQMVPNLLHDLHVIYKLDRKEEDKDTTLESKGEECQGNSDNFQPSEKVFPVLDQDLNYLPYEEDESELLENETDVESSPGLLGKKKRAPSDLVAKISLSDLVQYFGMPIVEASRNLNVGLTVLKRKCREFGIPRWPHRKIKSLDSLIHDLQETLTDSQRWNTCRKRQRAKNWRTWKQQWQWPRDKGCWSVKRKT, from the exons ATGGATTCCACTTTGCTCACCAACTTACTACTCTTCAATAACACCGTCCAACCAG AGTTGATGAGGAGCCTGCATGTGTACCGGCAAGGGGATGAAGAGGAAAGGGCAGTTGAGAGGGAGTTTGTGTTTTCAGAGTGTGGCTCCTATGTGGAAATGCAGGCTACCCCAATTCTTAAATTTGTGAAATCCCATGTTTCTCGAGTGTTCCAAGGGTACAAGAATGGAGTGTGGCTATGTATCTTTGCGTATCATGCTGATCACACTCCTCGATTTTACCGGATTCCTCCGCTTTTGTTGGTCTCAAG AAACCCAAAGCTTCAGATGGTTCCAAACTTGCTCCATGATCTCCACGTGATATACAAGTTGGACAGGAAGGAGGAAGACAAAGATACAACTCTAGAATCTAAAGGGGAAGAATGTCAAGGGAACAGCGACAATTTCCAACCATCAGAAAAAGTCTTTCCCGTTCTTGATCAGGATCTCAATTATCTTCCTTACGAAGAAGATGAGTCTGAGTTACTAGAGAATGAGACAGATGTTGAAAGTTCACCAG GTTTGCTAGGGAAAAAAAAGAGGGCACCCAGTGACCTGGTAGCAAAAATTTCCTTATCAGATTTGGTCCAGTACTTTGGTATGCCAATCGTAGAAGCATCAAGAAATCTAAATGTTGGGCTTACTGTTCTTAAGAGAAAGTGCAGAGAATTTGGTATTCCCCGCTGGCCTCATAGGAAGATCAAGTCACTTGATAGTCTCATTCATGATCTTCAG GAAACATTGACTGATTCACAAAGGTGGAACACATGCAGGAAGAGGCAAAGAGCCAAGAATTGGAGGACATGGAAGCAGCAATGGCAGTGGCCAAGAGACAAAGGATGTTGGAGTGTGAAAAGGAAAACATAG